The stretch of DNA GCTCAGAGATGGCATTGTGACCACATCCGGCGCAGAGCGTTGTTTTGCCGCCTTTGTATATAGCGATGTCGAGTCCGATGCGATTGAGTTTTCTGGGTGATGATGTTGTTGTCATCGTGCTCATGAGGTAATACCTTCCTGTGCGAGAATCTGATCGGTAATGGTACGCGCGTCAATTGGCAATCCATCATAGTGTCGGACACTGCGCAACTTCGGCGCGAGCTCCGGGGCAAGCTCCAGCCGGAGCAGGTCGCGCATCTGTCCGTCGCGGTTCTGATCAACCACGTATATGCGGTCGTGCCGACGAACGAATGATTCGACTTCCGAGCTGAAGGGAAATGCGCGAATCCTGAGATACGAAGCGTTGATGTCGGCTTCGGTTCGAAGTTGATCCACCGATTCGATGGTGGGAAAGTGGCTTGAGCCGAAGGCGATGATCCCCACGTCGTCGGCGCCGTCCCTGACCAGTTCCGGCGCCGGTACGCGATGCCGAGCGGTTTCAAATTTTCGGGCGATGCGGTCCATGTTTCGCTTGTAATCATCAGGGCGCTCACTGTAAAGAGCCCGCTCATTGTGCCCACTGCCGCGACAGAAGTAAGCAGGCATGGATGAGCCTGGGATCGTTCGATAAGGAATCCCATCGCCGTCAACGTCTCGGTATCGTTCGAAGCGCCCTATGCGTTGCAGGTCTTGTTCGGTGAGGACTTTGCCTCGCTTGGGCGGCTGCTCAGGATAGGGGAACGGGTCTGACATCCAATTGTTCATGCCCAGGTCCAAGTCCGACATGACGAAGACAGGCGTTTGGAATTCTTCGGCCAAGTCGAATGCTTCGATGGCCATGGTGTAGCATTCTTCGACCGAGCCGGGGAAGAGCAGAATGTGCTTGGTATCTCCATGTGAGAGATAGGCTGTTTGTAACAAATCGCCTTGCATGGTACGAGTCGGCAAGCCAGTTGATGGTCCGACACGTTGAATGTCAAAAATGACGCCGGGGACTTCGGCATAGTAACCAAGCCCGGCGAACTCCGACATCAGGGAAATGCCAGGGCCGGAGGTCGAGGTCATCGCGCGCGCGCCCGCCCATCCCGCGCCTAACACAATCCCCAATGACGCCAATTCATCTTCAGCTTGAATGATGGCGAAGGTGGCTTTCCCGGTCCGCTTGTCCATGCGGTATTTTTTCATGTACATAATCAGCGATTCGCAGAGCGAGCTCGAGGGCGTGATGGGATACCAGGCGACGACCGTGACCCCGGCGAACATGCATCCCAGCGCAGCCGCCGCATTGCCGTCAATGATGATTTTGCCCTGGTTTTCGTTCATCGGCGCAACCAAATAGCGATCCTGTTTGGTGAAGTGCTCTGAGGCAAAATCGTATCCAACCTGTAATGCCGCCGCGTTCATATCCAGGACAGCGGCCTTTTTGCCCAGTTGCTTGTTGAGCGCCACTTTGGCCTGAGCCATGTCTAGGTTGAGCAGATAGGCGAGGACACCAACGTAGATCATGTTGCGAACCAGTGGCCGCAACTTTGGTTTGGAACAGACCGGCGCAACAAGTTTGTCGAATGGGACGGGATAAAAGATCAGGTCGCTACGCCGTGAGCGCAGGTTCAACGGCTCGTCATACACAACGAGGGTGCCGGCTCGCATCTTATCAACGTCTTCCGGTGCCGTTTCTGGGTTCATGGCGACCAGCACGTCCGCATCTTTTTTCCGTCCGATGTAGCCATGCTTGCTCACGCGGATGGTAAACCAGGTGGGGAGCCCGGAGATATTAGAAGGGAACAAATTCTTTCCTGAGACAGGCACGCCCATCTGGAAGATCGTCCGTAGCAGAACGGTGTTGGCCGTCTGGCTGCCTGAGCCATTGACGGTTGCGACCTCAATGCTGAAATCGTTGATAACCGTGCCACCGGCTCTTAATGAGGGAGTCACTTGTACATCTGTTTCAATCCCAGACATGATCATCGTCTCCAACGTTTGGTTAAAGAGAACATGTTAGGTAGCGGCTAACGGCAAGTCAAGCATCGCAGTGAATGAGGGCTCGGGCAACACGTTGTCAGGCGCGATATTTCTGGCTACAATCAATCATCATGCTTCATCATAATGAACACTAGCAGGAGCAATAGATGATGAACTCGATCACGGCGCCTGTGGCCGAGGAAACGAGCCCCTACCAATCCATGTTTGTTTATTTTGATCGAGCGGCAAAGTTGCTCAATATCGAGCCTGATCTTTACACGTTCATGAGTTATCCGAGTCGGGAGATTACAGTCTACATTCCCGTGCGCATGGATGACGGCAGCATTAAAGTGTTTGTTGGTTACCGCGTCCAGCACAATTTTGCTCGTGGTCCGGCTAAAGGCGGGATTCGTTATGCGCCCGATGTCACACTTGATGAGGTGCGCGCTCTGGCCGCCTGGATGACTTGGAAATGTGCTGTGGTTGATATTCCGTTCGGAGGCGCTAAAGGCGGGGTTGTATGTGATCCTTCTCGGCTTTCTCCTGGCGAGTTGGAACGATTGACGCGACGATACACGGCGCAGTTACTCGACGTGATTGGGCCTGAGCAAGATGTGCCTGCGCCAGACATGAATACCGATGAGCAGGTGATGGCCTGGATTATGGACACATATTCGATGCATGCTGGCCATGCTGTGAGGGCAATTGTCACTGGCAAGCCGATTGAGCTTGGCGGCTCTTATGGCCGACGTGAAGCAACGGGGCGTGGCTTGCTGGTGGTTTGTAATGAAGCTTGTAAGATGTTCGGAATGTCTCGGCAGGATACAACCGTTGTGATCCAGGGAGCTGGTAATGTGGGTGGAGTGGCCGCGCGACTGATGTATCGAGCTGGGTACCGAGTCTTAGCTATCTCCGATATCAATGGCGGCATCTATCATCCGGCTGGCCTTGATGTGGATGCGGCATTGGATTATTTGCGAGAACACAAGACGTTTGAAGGCTATCAGCCGGCGGACTTCATTACCAACCGAGAGCTGTTGGAATTGGAATGTGACATCTTAATTCCTGCTGCGACCCATAATCAGATTACTTCTGAGAATGCGCATCGTCTCAAGTGTCGCATTGTTTGCGAGGGCGCCAACGGTCCGACAACGGCGCAAGCAGACAGGCAGTTGGAAGAAAGAAATATTTTTGTCATCCCTGACATCCTGGCCAATGCCGGCGGTGTCACTGTGAGCTACTTTGAGTGGGTACAAAACCGGTTGGGTTACTTCTGGCCTGAACGGGTTGTCAATCATCGGCTCAGTGGTGTGATGTCGCGCAGTTTTCGCATCGTCCATGAGTATGCGACAACCTACCACGTTGATATGAGAACGGCTGCTTACATGGTGGCGATTGATCGTGTCGCTACTGATATTCGGATGCGTGGAATCTATGCGTAGAGAGTTTGTCGTTCGTATACCTGCTTCCCAACGAGTCATGAGCATCGGTATTATCGTGCTTGTAGCGATGGCGAGTCCGTCTTTCGCCACACTGAGTGGTCGCGTTGAACCTGATAAAGCAGCGCCATCAACGAGTTGGTCGGGAATGCTGCGATGGCGATTAGCCGGTCCGTTTGGCGGCGAGGCCAGGAGACTCGCTGTGGATCACCAGAATCCTGACATCTGTTACCTTGGCACTGGTGACGGCCAGTTTTTTCGCTCAATTGATGGGGGTCAATCCTGGCATCTAGTGCTTCCCGGTTTCAATCAGCGTGGATTCTCCATTCAAACGATTGTGGTAGATCGTCGCTGGGCTGATCGAATTTTTTTAGGTGGTTGGTATGTCCGAGGACAAACAGGCGGCGGGCTATTTGTTTCGGAAGACCAAGGAAAGACTTGGCGCCCTATTGTTGGGCTCCAAGGTTTGCCTATCCGTGCACTTGTCCAATCGAGTCCAGACCCGGAGCTCTTCATTGCTGGCGCCTTGACCGGTGTCTACCGCTCTACCAACGGTGGGGCAGACTGGCAGTTGATTTCCCCCGATCATCCCGACTTCAAAAACATTGAGTCCGTGGCTGTGGATCCTGAGGACCCAAATGTCATTTATGTTGGCACCTGGCGGCTTCCTTGGAAGACCACAGATGGTGGTCAAACGTGGAAATTGTGTGGCAATAGCTCTGTTGGGATGATTGACGATTCTGATATTTTTAGCATCGCCATTGACCATTCCAACCGAAGCGTTGTGTATATGAGCGCCTGTTCGGGGATCTACCGTTCAGAAAACGCCGGCCAATCGTGGACGAAGATTCAAGGTATACCAGCATCCAGTCGAAGAACGCAGATCATACGTCAGCATCCTTTGAATTCATCGGTTATTTATGCTGGCACGACACAGGGGCTTTGGATGTCATCGGATCACGGTCAAAGATGGCGGTTGGTCACAGATCGCCGCTTAGTCGTCAATGACATCGTCGTGCATCATTTACGACCCAGCATTGTTATGCTCGCTACCAATCAGGGTATTATGACAAGCCGAGATAATTCCCCCTTTTCTGCCTCGAATACTGGCTTTTCGCATTGGACGGTTTCTACCGTGAAGATTGACGTTGAGAACCACTCGCGGGTCTATGCTGGCGTGCTCTCACCAGGAGTTTATAGCGGTCTTTTTGTTAGCCATGATTCGGGCTCCACATGGGAACCGTATGGTAACGGCTTGCAAGGTGTGGATGTCTATTGCCTCGCGCAATCTTCGACTCAGCCTGAAATCATGATGGTCGGGACAAATAAAGGGCTATTTCGGTCTAAGGACAGAGGGGAAAACTGGTCTCTCGTTGCTTTCAATCAACAATCGCCCAGGACAAATCGAGAGTTACGTCAAAGGCTACGTCGTCAAAGAACGCAGAATGCTGTCGGCGAGCAAATAGCGCCGTTGAACTCGTCTGTGAAAGTCATCGAACTGGATTTTCAATCGAGAGTGAAAGAGGAGACAGAACAGGTGTATTGCTTGACAGAGTCCTCAGTTATCAAAGGGAGTGTTCTTCAAGGAGATTGGCAGGTGATCTACCGGGCTGAGGTGGGCGAGACCCTCATGTGTTTGGTTCCCTCGAAGAAAAGACCATCTGTGCTGTACATGGGGACCAATCGAGGGTTAAAGCTTTCTTATGATGATGGGAAAACCTGGCGTGAGCTATCTATTCATGGAGCGTCCTATCCGGTTCAAGCTGTTGCTGAAGATGAAGCGACCGACTTGCTTTATGTAGGAACAACCTTGGGCGCCTTTCGGTTAGACACTAGCCAGGACAACTCTGCGTGGACACGAGTTGGCGGCGGGCTCCCTCTGATCAGCGTTTCGGTTATAGCTGTCAATCCTCATTACCGCCACGAACTAATTGTCGGAGACCAGAGGTACGGAGGTCTCTTTCTTTCGAGTGATGCTGGGCGGAGCTGGGATCGAATTGATGTAGGATTTGCTAGCAGTAGAGTTTCGACATTTTGCTTTGATTTCAGAAACAGCCAGCGACTTTTTGTTGGGACCCTGAGTGGTGGAATCTATGTAGGAAACTATGTGGGAAACGTTGTTGGATATGCTGACTTGGAGGTTGAGGAACACGGCCTTATACCAAATGACCGGTGAAGCTCGTCACATTGCTGCTCAGTCAGCTCAGGTTTCGCCACGCTTTTTAGCTTGATGAACGGGTCTTCCCCTCCACAATTGGTATAGCCTCCTGCTCTCACCGCGCTTGATGGTCATGGATCACCATGAACGTGGTCTTTACATTCCTGGTTGGTATTTGGCGTTTGTACATGGACTGATACTGTCCACATAGTTGGCATCGAAATTGGCCAGAGAAAAGACGGCTTCGCATCAATCATTACTCAGTATCAATGCAACTGCAAATCGCTATATACCAAGTCCAGCGAAGGGCCATATTTGACGAAGCGACATGGAAGCAGCAGCAGAGCACCTCAAGCGGCTACGATTTTCTGTTCACATTTGGTATCACTACTCATGCTACGCTCGTTTGTGTTGAGCTGCGCAGGCGGTGCATGAGAAGGTGGCCGGACGTGCAACCTCTGGAACAGCAGTGTGAGCAGCAGTGGCGCGTTGCACAAGCGCCGGAGTAGCGCGGTTGTGGCCAGCGGGAGTATGAACGGGCCGATGCAGGAGCGGTGGTGCTTGTTGAAAGCGCGATGGGTTGGGGAGTAACGGCTCCCAGACGTTGCATGTCTGACTACTCTCTGGTGGGTGGTGCCGCCCCCCAACAACAAGTAGATGTCAAGTGAAGATCGGGATTTGTGCTCAGTCAGTTCAGGTTCTGCCGCGCTTTTTGGCTCCATGAACGTGGTCTTTTCCTTCGCAATTGGTGTTGTGCCAATGGCGGATTGAAGCAGATGGTCGCTCGCTAGAGCGGTTTGCGAATCAATCTACCCTGGGAGCGCGCACTCCAGCGGGCATGAGCCCGCAAGGTCGGGGCTACCCGGGTAAAGGCATTTGAAAGTCGTATAAGGCCATGTCTTGCTCTCCTGTGTCCTTTGTGAAACGTGGTCTTTCGCGGGACAATTGATTCAGTGAGAGACTTGCTCACGTCCGATAACTTTTTCTCTCTTTATAGACTCTTTGTACACGAGAAACTTGTGCGAAGACCCCCATAGCCACAGAAGCTGCACAGCGACAAAGAGTGTCTCTGTGCCCCCTAACTCATTCACGAATCCTTCTCGTAGCGTGTGTCACTACGCGGGCAGTTCCCTCCGAGAAGCTGCGGATGTCAACTTTGGGCTTGGGCAGTTTCACCAGGCATGAGGCCCTCTCTCAAGCTAGAAGGGGACATCATCATCCGATGGTATTGGTGAGGGAATAGGTTCCGTTGGCCCAGGCTCCGAAATAGTTTCGTATGGAACATCTGTCACTTTGCGGTCGAGGAGTTGAAAGTCAGAGGCATTAACGTCAAGAGACGTTCTAACAGCTCCTGATTTGTCGTTGTACTCGCGCACAGAAAGGCGACCTTCGACGAAAACTTGGCTTCCTTTTTTCAGGTATTGGTTAGCTATTTCAGCTCTTTTCCCCCAGACAGTAACACGAAACCAGGTCGTTCTTTCTTGCTGATTGCCCCCACTATCTTGCCACCGTTCATTCACAGCAACTGAGAAATTGCAGACTGCCGTTCCTTGTGGGGTATACCTTAATTCGGGATCACGCCCGAGATTTCCAATCAAGAAAATTTTGTTAAACGACATAACTTCCTCCACGTCCAAACAGAATATGTGCTGAACAATGCGTTCAGCCACAGGGCTTAGCTTACGGCTCCTGCTCCAACGGTACTTCTTTTTCTCCACCTTCAAGATAAACAAACTCAGCCCGCCTATTAAGGCGCCAACTTTCCTCATCGTGGCCTTCAGCAACAGGTTTTTCCTCTCCATAAGATTGGGTTTCGATTCGGTCGGGCGACACATTGTGGCTTATGAGAAACTCGCGTACGGCATTAGCTCGACGGTCACCTAAAGCGAAGTTGTATTCTTGGCTACCCCGCTCATCACAATGGCCCTCAATCTTGAATCGGATCGTTTTGTTTTCAGGTTGATTTAACCACAAAGCCGCCTGAGTTAATTTTTCTTTTGATTCTTGAGTGAGCTCTGCGCTATCAAAGGCAAAATAGATCGTCTTTACATGCATAGCCATTTCCGAAGCAATGTTCCTTGTCCGCGTTCCAAAACGGGACGGTGCTTCAGGTTCAATAACAATGATGCGAGTACTTTTTGTATCAGTCCCACTCGGTCCAATGGCTGTGGCAGTGTAAGTTGTCGTTTGCTTTGGGGACACCTCGATTGAGCCGGCAGCGGGGAATTGCCCTATATCGTCAATCGTTACTCTCTCGGCATGTGTGGAAGACCACTGGAGCCTAGTTTTTTCTCCTTTTACCAGCCGGTCTCGTTCTGCTGTAAACGTCAAAG from Blastocatellia bacterium encodes:
- a CDS encoding 2-oxoacid:acceptor oxidoreductase subunit alpha — its product is MSGIETDVQVTPSLRAGGTVINDFSIEVATVNGSGSQTANTVLLRTIFQMGVPVSGKNLFPSNISGLPTWFTIRVSKHGYIGRKKDADVLVAMNPETAPEDVDKMRAGTLVVYDEPLNLRSRRSDLIFYPVPFDKLVAPVCSKPKLRPLVRNMIYVGVLAYLLNLDMAQAKVALNKQLGKKAAVLDMNAAALQVGYDFASEHFTKQDRYLVAPMNENQGKIIIDGNAAAALGCMFAGVTVVAWYPITPSSSLCESLIMYMKKYRMDKRTGKATFAIIQAEDELASLGIVLGAGWAGARAMTSTSGPGISLMSEFAGLGYYAEVPGVIFDIQRVGPSTGLPTRTMQGDLLQTAYLSHGDTKHILLFPGSVEECYTMAIEAFDLAEEFQTPVFVMSDLDLGMNNWMSDPFPYPEQPPKRGKVLTEQDLQRIGRFERYRDVDGDGIPYRTIPGSSMPAYFCRGSGHNERALYSERPDDYKRNMDRIARKFETARHRVPAPELVRDGADDVGIIAFGSSHFPTIESVDQLRTEADINASYLRIRAFPFSSEVESFVRRHDRIYVVDQNRDGQMRDLLRLELAPELAPKLRSVRHYDGLPIDARTITDQILAQEGITS
- a CDS encoding single-stranded DNA-binding protein, which encodes MSFNKIFLIGNLGRDPELRYTPQGTAVCNFSVAVNERWQDSGGNQQERTTWFRVTVWGKRAEIANQYLKKGSQVFVEGRLSVREYNDKSGAVRTSLDVNASDFQLLDRKVTDVPYETISEPGPTEPIPSPIPSDDDVPF
- a CDS encoding Glu/Leu/Phe/Val dehydrogenase, whose amino-acid sequence is MNSITAPVAEETSPYQSMFVYFDRAAKLLNIEPDLYTFMSYPSREITVYIPVRMDDGSIKVFVGYRVQHNFARGPAKGGIRYAPDVTLDEVRALAAWMTWKCAVVDIPFGGAKGGVVCDPSRLSPGELERLTRRYTAQLLDVIGPEQDVPAPDMNTDEQVMAWIMDTYSMHAGHAVRAIVTGKPIELGGSYGRREATGRGLLVVCNEACKMFGMSRQDTTVVIQGAGNVGGVAARLMYRAGYRVLAISDINGGIYHPAGLDVDAALDYLREHKTFEGYQPADFITNRELLELECDILIPAATHNQITSENAHRLKCRIVCEGANGPTTAQADRQLEERNIFVIPDILANAGGVTVSYFEWVQNRLGYFWPERVVNHRLSGVMSRSFRIVHEYATTYHVDMRTAAYMVAIDRVATDIRMRGIYA
- a CDS encoding OmpA family protein is translated as MAHRTNYAWIFLVFVVAATASCRPQVTLRADRNKIEQGEAATLKWASKNAKTVTLNGETVPPAGTKQVTPRQTATYEIVAKRGKKEARDFARIEVTIPTPAPTLTFTAERDRLVKGEKTRLQWSSTHAERVTIDDIGQFPAAGSIEVSPKQTTTYTATAIGPSGTDTKSTRIIVIEPEAPSRFGTRTRNIASEMAMHVKTIYFAFDSAELTQESKEKLTQAALWLNQPENKTIRFKIEGHCDERGSQEYNFALGDRRANAVREFLISHNVSPDRIETQSYGEEKPVAEGHDEESWRLNRRAEFVYLEGGEKEVPLEQEP